Proteins from one Bacteroidota bacterium genomic window:
- a CDS encoding acyl-CoA thioesterase has product MNKNDIEIKVRGYHLDLYQHVNNARYLEFLEEARWAYFETVLIDGIFDAQNLGFVVVNINISYRYPAYLNDTLIMHTTEKEIGKRKVILQQLITNKANNKLIAEADVTFVIVDKSTGKSVDLSEDILQKVFPKKVN; this is encoded by the coding sequence ATGAATAAAAACGATATTGAAATTAAAGTGCGGGGTTATCATTTAGATCTGTATCAACATGTAAATAATGCACGCTACCTTGAATTTTTGGAAGAAGCTCGTTGGGCCTATTTTGAAACAGTGCTTATTGATGGTATTTTCGACGCACAAAATTTAGGATTTGTTGTGGTTAATATAAATATCAGTTATCGCTATCCCGCATATCTGAATGACACATTAATAATGCACACAACAGAAAAAGAAATTGGGAAACGCAAAGTGATTCTACAACAGTTAATTACCAATAAAGCGAATAATAAATTGATTGCAGAAGCCGATGTAACATTTGTGATTGTAGATAAATCAACCGGTAAATCGGTGGACTTAAGTGAGGATATTTTGCAAAAGGTATTTCCGAAAAAAGTTAATTGA
- a CDS encoding SDR family oxidoreductase → MYNEPMLRDGTLKDKTIIVTGGGTGLGKSMTTYFLQLGANVIITSRKLDVLQKTADELAAKTGGKILALACDVRNYEEVENMLQQSIAHFGKVDVLVNNAAGNFISPTERLSNRAFDTVVDIVLKGSYNCTLALGKYWIAEKLKGTVMSIVTTYAFTGSGYVVPSAVAKAGVLSMTRSLAVEWAKYGIRLNAIAPGPFPTEGAWSRLIPPGLEDDFDLAKKIPVGRAGDHQELANLAAYLVSDFSAYVNGEVIVIDGGEWLKGAGEFNMLEKVPEKMWDMMEKMRKKN, encoded by the coding sequence ATGTATAATGAACCGATGCTGCGTGATGGCACATTAAAAGATAAAACGATAATTGTAACAGGTGGCGGAACAGGATTAGGAAAATCCATGACCACTTATTTTTTACAGTTGGGAGCCAATGTAATTATTACCAGCAGAAAGTTGGATGTATTGCAAAAAACAGCGGATGAATTAGCTGCAAAAACAGGTGGAAAAATTTTAGCTCTTGCTTGTGATGTGCGCAATTATGAAGAAGTGGAAAACATGTTGCAACAATCAATAGCGCATTTTGGAAAAGTGGATGTGCTTGTAAATAATGCAGCAGGAAATTTTATTTCACCTACAGAAAGATTATCCAATCGTGCATTTGATACTGTGGTTGACATTGTTTTAAAAGGCAGTTATAATTGCACATTAGCATTAGGAAAATATTGGATTGCAGAAAAATTAAAAGGTACTGTTATGAGTATTGTTACTACGTATGCATTTACCGGTTCAGGATATGTCGTGCCTAGTGCTGTTGCAAAGGCAGGCGTACTTTCTATGACAAGATCATTAGCGGTTGAATGGGCGAAATATGGAATAAGATTAAATGCAATTGCACCCGGACCGTTTCCTACAGAAGGTGCATGGAGTAGATTAATTCCGCCGGGTTTGGAAGATGATTTTGATCTTGCGAAAAAAATACCCGTTGGTCGTGCAGGTGATCATCAGGAATTAGCAAATCTCGCTGCGTATTTAGTTTCTGATTTCAGTGCGTATGTAAATGGCGAAGTGATTGTAATAGATGGCGGCGAATGGTTGAAAGGTGCAGGTGAATTTAATATGCTTGAAAAAGTGCCTGAGAAAATGTGGGATATGATGGAGAAGATGCGGAAGAAAAATTGA
- the murB gene encoding UDP-N-acetylmuramate dehydrogenase, whose translation MQVQKNISLQAYNTFGIAVNAQQFVEINEMSDLESLPEIVNKNENILILGGGSNLLFTQDYNGLVIKNNLKGITQTKEDTDTILIKAMAGETWHNLVMFCVENNFGGIENLSLIPGCVGASPIQNIGAYGVELQDVFVELEAMELQTGKIITVDKSTCNFGYRNSIFKHAWKGKYIIISVTLQLQKNPTLNTSYGAIQHTLSKNNITNPTVKDISDAVIAIRQSKLPDPAVIGNAGSFFKNPEVEKSVYENLKKQFPDIPGYPTSETTTKIPAGWMIEQCGFKGKRIGNTGAHKDQALVLVNYGGATGKEIIALAIQIQKTVFEKFGVTIEPEVNVF comes from the coding sequence TTGCAAGTTCAGAAAAACATAAGCTTACAAGCATACAATACATTCGGCATAGCAGTGAATGCGCAACAGTTTGTTGAAATAAATGAAATGTCCGATTTAGAATCCCTACCTGAAATAGTGAATAAAAACGAAAACATACTTATACTCGGGGGTGGTAGTAATTTGTTGTTCACTCAAGATTATAATGGATTGGTAATTAAAAATAACCTGAAAGGAATTACACAGACTAAAGAAGATACAGATACAATCTTAATTAAAGCTATGGCGGGAGAAACATGGCATAACTTAGTAATGTTTTGTGTTGAAAATAATTTTGGTGGTATAGAAAATTTATCCTTAATCCCAGGTTGTGTCGGTGCTTCACCTATTCAAAATATTGGTGCTTATGGTGTAGAATTGCAAGATGTGTTTGTGGAGTTAGAAGCGATGGAATTGCAAACTGGAAAAATAATTACTGTAGATAAATCTACTTGCAATTTCGGTTATCGCAACAGCATTTTTAAACATGCTTGGAAAGGAAAGTATATCATCATTTCTGTTACGCTGCAATTGCAAAAAAATCCAACATTGAATACAAGTTATGGTGCTATTCAACACACATTATCAAAAAATAATATTACCAATCCAACAGTAAAAGATATTTCTGATGCAGTAATAGCAATTCGCCAAAGTAAACTTCCGGATCCTGCTGTGATTGGCAATGCAGGAAGTTTTTTTAAAAATCCGGAAGTAGAAAAATCGGTGTATGAAAATTTGAAAAAACAATTTCCGGATATACCCGGCTATCCCACATCAGAAACGACAACTAAAATTCCTGCGGGTTGGATGATTGAACAATGTGGCTTTAAAGGCAAGCGCATTGGAAACACCGGCGCTCATAAAGATCAAGCATTGGTATTAGTAAATTATGGTGGAGCAACAGGTAAAGAAATAATAGCACTTGCTATTCAAATTCAAAAAACAGTGTTTGAAAAATTCGGCGTAACGATAGAGCCGGAAGTGAATGTGTTTTAG
- a CDS encoding T9SS type A sorting domain-containing protein — protein MIIYFFTLPEIDNTIEITITDMQGKNVLSQTMQATSVMQLNISEFIQGFYLIHISGEKISYNGKFIKN, from the coding sequence ATGATAATATACTTTTTTACTTTACCTGAAATAGATAATACAATTGAAATAACTATAACTGATATGCAGGGAAAAAATGTGTTATCACAAACAATGCAGGCAACTTCTGTAATGCAATTAAATATTTCAGAATTCATTCAAGGATTTTATTTGATACATATTTCCGGTGAAAAAATATCTTATAACGGCAAGTTTATTAAAAACTAA
- a CDS encoding tetratricopeptide repeat protein: MNSAIQSQTFDFNSNCTSAHQYIQSLQFTEAKKILVNEKAANPNNLIPYFLENTIDFISIYISEDKTTFDALSKNKDIRLNKIKAGDNTSPYYLYCQAEIQIQWAFARLKFEEYVTAFNEVRKAFLMLEENDRKFPFFIANKKSLGMLHAIVGAIPDKYKWGVSILGMDGTIDQGMFELESVINYSKTNTFLFTQEAYLYYAFLSLYLQKDDTKAWNMVKDLDTKNNLLNTFCVASIGMRTGKNNEAITVLNNRPKGSNYFPFPFLDFLQGLAHLRKLDPTASIYFNTFLSNFKGKNYIKEAYQKLAWNALLQGDKIKYKEYMQLCIAKGDDIIDDDKQALLEAKSGYIPNIVLLRSRLLFDGGYYKEALKNLEGYSTDNFTEPREKAEFTYRAGRIYHASGNPSQAKGFYFSTIKYGENLPQYFAASAALKLGEIYEQEGDYTKAKQYFDKCIAMRNEEYKTGLDSQAKAGLNRLKSK, encoded by the coding sequence TTGAATAGCGCCATTCAATCACAAACCTTTGATTTTAATTCCAATTGCACTTCTGCACATCAATACATTCAATCGCTGCAATTTACTGAAGCAAAAAAAATTCTTGTTAATGAAAAAGCAGCGAATCCAAATAATTTAATTCCCTATTTCTTAGAAAATACCATTGATTTTATTTCCATTTATATCAGTGAAGATAAAACCACTTTTGATGCGCTATCAAAAAATAAAGATATACGACTCAACAAAATAAAAGCAGGTGATAACACTTCTCCCTACTATTTATATTGTCAGGCAGAAATACAAATTCAATGGGCATTTGCAAGGTTGAAGTTTGAAGAATATGTAACTGCATTTAATGAAGTACGCAAAGCATTTCTTATGTTGGAAGAAAACGATCGTAAGTTTCCATTTTTTATCGCCAACAAAAAAAGTCTGGGAATGCTACATGCTATTGTGGGTGCAATTCCTGATAAATATAAATGGGGAGTTAGCATTTTAGGCATGGACGGCACAATTGACCAAGGCATGTTTGAATTAGAATCTGTTATTAATTATTCAAAAACCAATACATTTCTTTTCACACAAGAAGCATATTTATATTATGCATTTCTTTCACTCTATCTACAGAAAGATGATACAAAAGCTTGGAACATGGTGAAAGATCTGGATACAAAAAATAATTTGTTGAATACTTTTTGTGTGGCAAGTATCGGTATGAGAACCGGAAAAAACAATGAAGCAATTACTGTATTAAATAATCGACCAAAAGGAAGCAACTATTTCCCATTTCCCTTCCTTGATTTTTTACAAGGACTTGCACATTTACGAAAATTAGATCCCACCGCAAGTATTTATTTCAATACTTTTCTCAGCAACTTTAAAGGAAAAAATTATATTAAAGAAGCCTATCAAAAATTGGCTTGGAATGCATTGTTGCAAGGGGATAAAATAAAATATAAAGAGTACATGCAATTATGTATTGCTAAAGGTGATGATATAATTGACGACGACAAGCAAGCATTGTTAGAAGCAAAAAGTGGCTATATTCCCAATATTGTATTATTGCGCTCCCGATTATTATTTGACGGTGGATATTATAAAGAAGCATTAAAAAATCTGGAGGGATATTCTACAGATAATTTTACTGAGCCCCGTGAAAAAGCAGAATTTACTTATCGGGCCGGACGCATTTATCACGCAAGTGGAAACCCATCACAAGCAAAAGGTTTTTATTTTTCTACAATTAAATACGGAGAAAATCTTCCGCAATATTTTGCTGCAAGTGCTGCATTAAAGCTGGGCGAAATTTATGAGCAGGAAGGTGATTACACAAAGGCAAAACAGTATTTTGATAAATGCATTGCTATGCGCAATGAAGAATATAAAACGGGACTCGACAGTCAGGCAAAGGCGGGTTTAAATCGTTTAAAAAGTAAATAG
- a CDS encoding peptidoglycan DD-metalloendopeptidase family protein translates to MKMYFSFSILFLCFASASAQSPQFINPVDAVYMEDYYLVNYVDWKWTDIGDHQCNEKTYDGHQGTDFVIRNFNQMDSGVNVLAADDGVVTFVLDTLFDRNKTAVSGGFGNYICIKHENLMYTYYAHLKKNSATVSEGDTIIAGEIIGQIGSSGFTSDPHLHFEVWYDSLYNIDPFEGPCGNATTLWIDPLPYVYTFGIIDYGTSNFIPTLDTLKERLPTIPVFSADDEVINFWMQGYGVKAGDVSTVQWFTPSGELWYHFDYIHPEELWYYYFWSYIDIPPDSPAGIFTVVYLLNGEEKITTTFELTAPVVNTFDLDKTISVLSFNNAITLQFTSPHEEDNQITVLQTDGRILYADKLSAGTTFHSIETSHWSKGIYILNITGKQNFNKMFWVY, encoded by the coding sequence ATGAAAATGTATTTTTCCTTTTCTATTTTATTCTTATGCTTTGCTTCTGCATCCGCACAATCACCACAGTTTATAAATCCTGTTGATGCTGTTTATATGGAAGATTATTATCTCGTGAATTATGTGGATTGGAAATGGACAGATATTGGCGATCATCAATGTAATGAAAAAACCTATGATGGACATCAGGGTACAGATTTCGTAATTCGGAATTTTAATCAGATGGATAGCGGTGTAAATGTTTTAGCTGCTGATGATGGTGTAGTCACTTTTGTACTTGATACTTTATTCGACAGAAATAAAACAGCAGTGAGTGGAGGTTTCGGAAATTATATTTGTATTAAACACGAAAATTTAATGTACACCTATTATGCGCATTTGAAAAAAAATAGCGCTACAGTTTCTGAAGGTGATACAATAATTGCAGGTGAAATTATCGGACAAATTGGTAGCTCGGGTTTCACCAGCGATCCGCATTTACATTTTGAAGTTTGGTACGATTCACTTTATAATATTGACCCATTCGAAGGCCCTTGCGGAAATGCAACTACATTATGGATAGACCCCTTGCCGTATGTTTATACTTTTGGAATTATTGACTATGGGACAAGCAATTTTATTCCCACACTCGATACACTGAAAGAACGACTGCCAACAATTCCTGTTTTTTCTGCTGATGATGAAGTAATTAATTTCTGGATGCAAGGCTATGGAGTAAAGGCCGGTGACGTTAGTACAGTGCAATGGTTTACACCTTCCGGTGAGCTTTGGTATCACTTTGATTATATACATCCCGAAGAACTTTGGTATTACTATTTCTGGTCATATATTGATATTCCACCGGATTCTCCTGCAGGTATTTTTACAGTAGTGTATTTATTAAATGGCGAGGAAAAAATCACTACCACATTTGAACTTACAGCACCTGTTGTAAATACTTTTGATCTTGATAAAACTATTTCTGTTTTAAGTTTTAATAATGCGATTACATTACAATTTACTTCACCACATGAAGAGGATAATCAAATTACTGTATTGCAAACTGATGGCAGAATTTTATATGCAGATAAATTATCAGCAGGAACAACATTTCATTCAATTGAAACTTCACATTGGTCGAAAGGAATTTATATACTGAACATTACCGGAAAGCAAAATTTTAATAAGATGTTTTGGGTGTATTAA
- a CDS encoding Fic family protein, with product MPINYLKTEREKINEKTTKISIRFFNDREVRALWDDIQAKWWFSVLDIVGVLNYESHYNKVRNYWKYLKAKLKKENSEVVSVTTQFKFIAPDGKLRLADMLDSNGVSALAKNFPNNRAMKFLDWFLYSDTSIDGQSKKKAYTLFESNLINEFEVRTTTGLQQIHAYLFGGLYDFAGQIREKNISNGGHQFVYAQHLKTTLLQIDAMRQTNLDDIIFKYAEMNKAHPFMEGNGRSTRIWLDLMLKKELKKCVDWSKISKENYMNAMIISTVDISVLAQLIVSVLTHKINDREMFMKGIDYSYYYEE from the coding sequence ATACCTATAAATTATCTGAAGACCGAACGAGAAAAGATTAATGAAAAAACAACAAAAATATCCATCCGCTTTTTTAATGACCGTGAAGTGCGGGCTCTTTGGGATGACATTCAAGCCAAGTGGTGGTTTTCGGTATTGGATATTGTGGGTGTTCTAAATTATGAAAGCCATTATAATAAAGTCCGCAATTATTGGAAATACCTGAAAGCTAAATTGAAGAAAGAAAATAGTGAAGTGGTTAGTGTTACTACCCAGTTCAAATTTATAGCTCCGGATGGCAAATTGCGTTTGGCGGATATGCTTGATAGCAATGGTGTATCGGCACTTGCCAAAAATTTTCCAAACAACAGGGCAATGAAGTTTTTAGACTGGTTTCTCTATAGCGATACCAGTATTGACGGACAAAGTAAAAAGAAAGCATACACCCTTTTCGAAAGCAATTTGATAAATGAATTTGAAGTAAGGACAACCACAGGTTTACAACAAATTCACGCATATCTGTTTGGTGGCTTGTATGATTTTGCCGGACAAATCAGGGAAAAAAACATTTCAAACGGAGGGCATCAATTTGTATATGCACAGCATTTAAAAACTACTTTGTTGCAAATAGATGCCATGCGGCAAACAAACCTTGATGACATAATATTCAAATATGCTGAAATGAACAAGGCACATCCTTTTATGGAAGGCAACGGCAGAAGCACGAGAATATGGCTGGATTTAATGTTGAAAAAAGAACTCAAAAAATGTGTGGATTGGAGCAAAATCAGTAAAGAAAATTACATGAATGCCATGATAATAAGTACTGTTGACATCAGTGTATTGGCACAACTGATTGTATCCGTACTTACTCACAAGATAAATGACAGGGAAATGTTTATGAAAGGGATTGATTACTCCTATTATTACGAAGAATGA
- a CDS encoding Nif3-like dinuclear metal center hexameric protein, with protein MILQEIISHLESIAPKSLQESYDNSGLLVGDSNMEITSAVIALDVTEAVVNAAIKNNSNLIIAHHPIIFGGIKKLTGSNYVERILIQAIKNNIAIYAIHTNLDNIKNGVNSAFASI; from the coding sequence ATGATCTTACAAGAAATAATCTCCCACTTAGAATCCATTGCTCCGAAATCATTGCAAGAGTCGTATGATAATTCCGGATTATTGGTGGGTGATAGCAATATGGAAATAACATCTGCAGTAATTGCATTGGATGTTACTGAAGCAGTGGTTAACGCAGCAATTAAAAACAACAGCAATTTAATTATTGCGCATCATCCAATCATTTTTGGTGGAATAAAAAAACTTACAGGTAGCAATTATGTAGAGCGGATTTTAATTCAAGCAATAAAAAATAATATTGCCATTTATGCTATCCATACAAATCTGGATAATATTAAAAACGGAGTTAATTCGGCTTTTGCATCTATATAG
- a CDS encoding Nif3-like dinuclear metal center hexameric protein: MILQEIISHLESIAPKSLQESYDNSGLLVGDSNMEITSAVIALDVTEAVVNAAIKNNSNLIIAHHPIIFGGIKKLTGSNYVERILIQAIKNNIAIYAIHTNLDNIKAGVNSAFAEALGLKKLQVLKPIAGQLFKLVTFAPHANAADIRQAMFNAGAGNIGNYDECSFNTEGTGTFRGNDDSNPVIGERGITHAEPEIRIEVIYPRWKEAAIMTALKKAHPYEEVAYDIIPLANTYQNIGAGMIGSFTHPFEETYFLEFLKEKMKTECVRHTALLHKSIKKVAICGGSGSFLLQDAIRAGADAFISADFKYHQFFDADNKILIADIGHYESEQFTIPLIANLLQKKFPNFALHFSSINTNPVNYL; encoded by the coding sequence ATGATCTTACAAGAAATAATCTCTCACTTAGAATCCATTGCACCAAAATCATTGCAAGAGTCGTATGATAATTCCGGTTTATTAGTGGGTGATAGTAATATGGAAATAACATCTGCAGTAATTGCATTGGATGTTACTGAAGCAGTGGTTAACGCAGCAATTAAAAACAACAGCAATTTAATTATTGCGCATCATCCAATCATTTTTGGTGGAATAAAAAAACTTACGGGAAGCAATTATGTGGAGCGGATTTTAATTCAGGCTATAAAAAATAATATTGCCATTTATGCTATTCATACAAATCTCGACAATATTAAAGCTGGAGTTAATTCTGCTTTTGCGGAAGCACTTGGTTTGAAAAAATTGCAAGTACTAAAACCCATTGCAGGTCAGCTATTTAAATTGGTAACCTTTGCGCCACATGCGAATGCTGCGGATATACGTCAAGCAATGTTCAATGCAGGTGCCGGCAATATTGGCAATTATGATGAGTGCAGTTTTAATACAGAGGGCACAGGTACTTTTCGAGGAAATGACGATTCCAATCCTGTAATTGGTGAAAGAGGAATTACGCATGCAGAACCCGAAATAAGAATAGAAGTAATTTATCCCAGATGGAAAGAGGCTGCAATAATGACCGCCTTGAAAAAAGCACATCCCTATGAAGAAGTGGCTTATGATATTATTCCGCTTGCAAATACATATCAAAATATCGGAGCAGGAATGATTGGCAGTTTTACTCATCCTTTTGAAGAAACTTATTTTCTTGAATTCCTGAAAGAGAAAATGAAAACGGAGTGTGTCCGACACACTGCACTTCTTCATAAGTCCATTAAAAAAGTTGCTATCTGTGGTGGTTCAGGGAGTTTTCTGCTACAGGATGCTATCCGTGCGGGCGCCGATGCCTTTATTAGTGCCGATTTTAAATACCACCAATTTTTTGATGCCGACAATAAAATATTAATTGCAGATATCGGACATTATGAAAGCGAACAATTTACAATACCGCTTATAGCTAACCTTTTGCAGAAAAAATTTCCTAACTTTGCCCTTCATTTTTCCAGTATAAATACTAATCCAGTTAATTACTTATAA